One window of Oncorhynchus masou masou isolate Uvic2021 chromosome 28, UVic_Omas_1.1, whole genome shotgun sequence genomic DNA carries:
- the LOC135518017 gene encoding crk-like protein isoform X1 gives MSSARFDPSDRSSWYFGPVSRQEAQNRLQGQRHGMFLVRDSSTCPGDYVLSVSENSKVSHYIINSLPSMRFKIGDQEFDHLPALLEFYKIHYLDTTTLIEPAPRYPNTAIGTSPIQTMGGPEDNLEYVRTLYDFTGSDAEDLPFKKGEILIILEKPEEQWWSAKSKEGRMGMIPVPYVEKLVRPSPHPGQPPHGSRNSNSYGIPEPAHAYAQPQTPSPLPPGTPGAVITPLPSMQNGPVMAKAIQKRVPCAYDKTALALEVGDVVKVTRMNISGQWEGEVNGRRGLFPFTHVKIMDPQNPDESE, from the exons ATGTCATCTGCAAGGTTCGATCCATCGGACCGGTCCAGTTGGTATTTTGGGCCGGTGTCGAGACAGGAGGCGCAGAATAGATTACAAGGACAGAGGCATGGCATGTTTTTGGTTCGGGATTCTTCAACCTGCCCTGGCGACTATGTGCTGTCAGTATCTGAAAATTCCAAAGTGTCCCACTATATCATCAACTCCTTACCAAGCATGAGGTTCAAAATTGGAGATCAAGAATTTGATCACCTCCCAGCACTTTTGGAGTTCTATAAAATCCACTACCTGGATACGACTACACTGATAGAACCTGCCCCCAG GTACCCAAACACAGCTATAGGCACCAGCCCCATTCAGACGATGGGCGGCCCAGAAGACAACTTGGAGTATGTGCGGACTCTGTACGACTTCACGGGCAGCGATGCTGAGGACCTGCCCTTTAAGAAGGGGGAGATCCTGATCATCCTGGAGAAGCCTGAGGAGCAGTGGTGGAGTGCCAAGAGTAAGGAGGGCCGCATGGGCATGATCCCTGTGCCCTATGTGGAGAAGCTGGTGCGACCCTCCCCTCATCCTGGCCAGCCTCCTCACGGCTCTCGCAACTCCAACAGCTATGGCATCCCCGAGCCGGCCCACGCTTACGCTCAGCCTCAGACCCCCTCGCCCCTTCCCCCTGGCACCCCTGGAGCGGTCATCACCCCCCTGCCCTCCATGCAGAATGGGCCAGTCATGGCTAAGGCCATCCAGAAACGAGTGCCCTGTGCCTATGACAAGACGGCCCTGGCTCTAGAG GTGGGTGATGTAGTCAAAGTGACGAGGATGAACATCAGCGGTCAGTGGGAGGGAGAGGTAAATGGCCGGAGGGGTCTCTTCCCCTTCACCCATGTCAAAATAATGGACCCCCAGAATCCGGATGAGAGTGAATGA
- the LOC135518017 gene encoding crk-like protein isoform X2 has product MFLVRDSSTCPGDYVLSVSENSKVSHYIINSLPSMRFKIGDQEFDHLPALLEFYKIHYLDTTTLIEPAPRYPNTAIGTSPIQTMGGPEDNLEYVRTLYDFTGSDAEDLPFKKGEILIILEKPEEQWWSAKSKEGRMGMIPVPYVEKLVRPSPHPGQPPHGSRNSNSYGIPEPAHAYAQPQTPSPLPPGTPGAVITPLPSMQNGPVMAKAIQKRVPCAYDKTALALEVGDVVKVTRMNISGQWEGEVNGRRGLFPFTHVKIMDPQNPDESE; this is encoded by the exons ATGTTTTTGGTTCGGGATTCTTCAACCTGCCCTGGCGACTATGTGCTGTCAGTATCTGAAAATTCCAAAGTGTCCCACTATATCATCAACTCCTTACCAAGCATGAGGTTCAAAATTGGAGATCAAGAATTTGATCACCTCCCAGCACTTTTGGAGTTCTATAAAATCCACTACCTGGATACGACTACACTGATAGAACCTGCCCCCAG GTACCCAAACACAGCTATAGGCACCAGCCCCATTCAGACGATGGGCGGCCCAGAAGACAACTTGGAGTATGTGCGGACTCTGTACGACTTCACGGGCAGCGATGCTGAGGACCTGCCCTTTAAGAAGGGGGAGATCCTGATCATCCTGGAGAAGCCTGAGGAGCAGTGGTGGAGTGCCAAGAGTAAGGAGGGCCGCATGGGCATGATCCCTGTGCCCTATGTGGAGAAGCTGGTGCGACCCTCCCCTCATCCTGGCCAGCCTCCTCACGGCTCTCGCAACTCCAACAGCTATGGCATCCCCGAGCCGGCCCACGCTTACGCTCAGCCTCAGACCCCCTCGCCCCTTCCCCCTGGCACCCCTGGAGCGGTCATCACCCCCCTGCCCTCCATGCAGAATGGGCCAGTCATGGCTAAGGCCATCCAGAAACGAGTGCCCTGTGCCTATGACAAGACGGCCCTGGCTCTAGAG GTGGGTGATGTAGTCAAAGTGACGAGGATGAACATCAGCGGTCAGTGGGAGGGAGAGGTAAATGGCCGGAGGGGTCTCTTCCCCTTCACCCATGTCAAAATAATGGACCCCCAGAATCCGGATGAGAGTGAATGA